ACGCGGCGGGCGGCTACCCGCTGGAGTTCGGCACCATCTCGGTCTCCGACGGGATCTCGATGGGCCACGAGGGCATGCACTTCTCCCTCGTCAGCCGCGAGGTGATCGCCGACTCGGTCGAGACGGTGATGATGGCCGAGCGGCTCGACGGCTCGGTGCTGCTGGCCGGCTGCGACAAGTCGCTGCCCGGCATGCTGATGGCCGCGGCCCGGCTCGACCTGGCCAGCGTGTTCCTCTACGCCGGCTCGACGATGCCCGGGCAGGTCGACGGCCAGGACGTCACCATCATCGACGCCTTCGAGGCAGTCGGCGCGTGCCTCGCCGGCCGGATCACCGAGGACGAGGTGACCCGCATCGAGAAGGCGATCTGCCCCGGCGAGGGCGCCTGCGGCGGCATGTACACCGCCAACACGATGGCGAGCGTCGCCGAGGCGCTCGGCATGAGCCTGCCCGGCTCGGCCGCCCCGCCGGCGGTCGACCGGCGCCGCGACGGCTTCGCGCACCGCTCCGGCGAGGCCGTCGTCGGGATGCTGCGCCACGGCATCACCGCACGCCAGGTCATGACCAAGCCGGCCTTCGAGAACGCGATCGCCGTGGTCATGGCCCTCGGCGGCTCCACCAACGCGGTGCTCCACCTGCTCGCGATCGCCCGCGAGGCCGAGGTCGACCTCACCCTCGACGACTTCAACCGGATCGGCGAGAAGGTGCCGCACATCGGCGACCTCAAGCCGTTCGGCCGCTACGTGATGAACGACGTCGACAAGATCGGCGGCATCCCGGTGGTCATGAAGGCGCTGCTCGACGCCGGCCTGATGCACGGCGACACCCTCACCGTCACCGGTCGCACGATGGCCGAGAACCTCGAGGCGCTCGCGCCGCAGCACGTCGACGGCGACGTGCTGCGCCACCTCGACGCCCCGATCCACGCCACCGGCGGCCTCACCATCCTCAAGGGCTCGCTCGCCCCCGAGGGTGCGGTGGTCAAGAGCGCCGGCTTCGACGACTCCACCTTCACCGGCACCGCGCGGGTCTTCGACGGCGAGCGCAAGGCGCTCGACGCGCTCGCCGAGGGCGCGATCACCGCCGGCGACGTCGTCGTGATCCGCTACGAGGGCCCCAAGGGCGGCCCGGGCATGCGCGAGATGCTCGCCATCACCGGCGCGATCAAGGGCGCCGGGCTCGGCAAGGACGTGCTGCTGATCACCGACGGTCGCTTCTCCGGCGGCACGACCGGCCTCTGCGTGGGCCACATCGCCCCCGAGGCCGTCGACGCCGGCCCGATCGCGTTCGTCCGCGACGGTGACCCGATCACCCTCGACGTGGCCAACCGGACGCTGTCGATCGACGTCGACCCCGCCGAGCTCGAGGCCCGCGCGGAGGGCTGGGAGCCGCTGGCGCCGAAGTACACCCGCGGCGTGCTCGGCAAGTACGCCAAGGTCGTGCAGTCCGCGGCCCACGGCGCGGTCTGCGGCTGACGGGTAGGTTGCGGTCGTGACGACCGCAGCCGACCTCGACGCCGCCGACCCTCTGGCCCACCTCCGCGACCGCTTCGTCGGCGCCACCACCGACCTCGTCTACTTCGACGGCAACTCGCTCGGCCGCCCGCTCGTGGCCACCGCCGAGCGGGTGCGGTCGTTCGTCGAGGACGAGTGGGGCGGGCGGCTGATCCGGGGCTGGGACGAGCGGTGGTACGACCAGCCGCTGGTGCTCGGCGACGAGATCGCCCGCGTCTGCCTGGGCGCCGCGCCGGGACAGACGTTCGTCGGCGACTCGACGACGGTCCTGCTCTACAAGCTGATCCGCGCGGCCGTCGACGGTGCGCCGGCGGGCCGCGACGAGATCGTCATCGACGACGACAGCTTCCCCACCGACCGCTACCTCGTCGAGGGCATCGCCGCGGAGCGCGGACTGACCGTCCGCTGGCTCGAGGTCGACCGCGACAGCGGCCCGTCGCCGGAGGCCGTCGCCGCGGTCGTGGGCGAGCGGACCGCGGTCGTCGTGCTGTGCCACGTCGCGTACCGCTCCGGCTTCCTCGCCGACGTGCCGGCGATCACCCGCGTCGTCCACGACGCCGGCGGTCTCGTGCTGTGGGACCTGTGCCACTCCGCGGGCTCGGTGCCGACCGAGCTCGACGCGTGGGACGTCGACCTCGCGGTCGGCTGCACCTACAAGTACCTCAACGGCGGCCCCGGCTCGCCGGCGTTCGGCTACGTCGCCACCCGCCACCAGCACCTGCGCCAGCCCGTGCAGGGGTGGATGGGCCACGCCGACCCGTTCCTCATGGGCCCGGGCTACACGCCGGCCGAGGGCGTCCGGCGCTACATCTCCGGCACCCCGCCGATCAGCGCGATGCTCGCGATGGCCGACATGGTGGCGCTCGTCGACGAGGCCGGGATCGACGCGGTCCGGGCCAAGTCGGTCGCCCTGACGTCGTACGCGATCGACCTGGCCGACGAGCTGCTCGCCGACCACGGCGTGACCGTCGCCTCGCCGCGCGACCCCGAGCGGCGCGGCGGCCACGTGACGCTCCACCACCCGCGGATGAAGGAGGTCGTCGCGGCGCTCTGGGAGCGCGACGTGATCCCCGACTACCGCGACCCCGGCGGCCTGCGGGTCGGGCTCTCGCCGCTGTCGACGTCGTTCGACGAGGTGCGCCGCGGGATGGAGGCGATCCGGGACGCGCTCACCGGCTGAGCGATCGGGTGCTCGTAGGGTGGCCCGCGTGACCGTGAACCTCCCCTTCCCGAGCGCCCAGCGCCAGACCCCGCACGGCCAGCGCATCGGTCGCGCCGTCGACTGGCACGGCGCGGCCGCGCCCGCGAAGGGCACGCTGCTCGAGGGCAAGGGCGTGCGGCTCGAACCGATCGGCCCGCAGCACGTCGACGACCTGTATGCCGCGCTGTGCCGCGAGTCCGACGACGCGCTGTGGACCTACCTCTTCTGGGACCGGCCGCGCGAGCGGGACGAGATGGCGGCGATCGTGGAGCACGGCGCCACCGACCCGGGACAGGTGATGTTCGCCGTGGTGCCGGTCGAGACCGGGACCGCTGCGGGCTTCTGCTCGTTCATGCGGATCGACGCCGCCATGGGCTCGGTCGAGGTCGGCGGCATCCTGCTGGGCCGGCAGCTCCAGCGCAGCCGGGGCGCCACCGAGGCGATGGCCCTGATGCTGCGCCACGCGTTCGACGACCTCGGCTTCCGTCGCTACGAGTGGAAGTGCGACAGCCTCAACGCGCCCTCGCGGCGCGCGGCGGTCAGGCTCGGCTTCATCTGGGAGGGTCGCTTCCGCAACGCCGTGGTCTACAAGGGCCGCAACCGCGACACCGACTGGTTCTCCATCACCGACCGGGAGTGGCCGCGGGTGCGACGCGCGCTCGACGACTGGCTCGACGACGCCAACTTCGACGACCACGGGCGCCAGCGCACGCGGCTGGCCGCCCGGCCACCCGCCGACCCGGCGACGTCCTCCCAGGGGCAGTGACATGGACCAGCGCGTCAGCTTCATCACCCTCGTCGTCACCGACCTCGGCGCCACCCGGGACTTCTACGTCGACGGTCTCGGCTGGGAGCCGGAGCTGCACGTCGTGGGGGAGGTGCTGATGTTCCGGGTCGCCGAGAAGGTCGTGCTGAGCTTCTGGGCCGAGGCCGGGTTCGTCGCGGAGGTCGGCCACGCGCCCACCCGCGGCGGCGTCCCGCCGATCACCCTGTCGCACAACCTCGCCACCACCGACGGCGTCGACACCGTGCTCGAGCAGGCGCGGGTCGCCGGGGCCACCGACGTGGGTGCCGCCGAGCAGCGCGCGTGGGGCGGCTACTCCGGCTACTTCGCCGACCCCGACGGCTTCCGCTGGGAAGTCGCCCACAACCCCGGTGAGATCGGGCAGTCTGTGCTCCCGTGAGCACCGACCTCCCGTCCGTCCCGTCGTGGGACGACTACTTCCTCGGCATCGCCACCGCCGTCGCCGCGCGCGCCAAGTGCACCCGGCGCCGGGTCGGGGCCGTGCTCACCATCGACCACCGGATCATCGCCACCGGCTACAACGGCGCCGCGCCCGGTGAGGACGACTGCCTGATGGGCGCGTGCCCGCGGGGCCAGCTCGGCTACGACGAGGTGCCCGGGCTCGGGGACTACGACCGGCCCGGCGCCCCCGGCTTCTGCATCGCGATCCACGCTGAGGTCAACGCGCTCCTCTTCGCCACCCGCGACACCAAGGGTGCGACGGCCTACATCACCGACCCGCCCTGCCCCGGCTGCCGCAAGGCGCTCGCCGCGGCCGGCGTCGTCCGGGCCGTGTGGCCCGACGGCGAGCACGACCGGGTGGGGCTCACGGCCTGGTGACGGTCAGCGGTCGGCGGCCTGCTCCTCGGTGGCCTGCTCCTCGGCCGCCCGCTCCTCGGCCGCCTGCTGCTCCGCGCGGCGCCGCCGCCGCACCTCGCCGCGCGCGACGACGTAGGCGATGACGACCGGCACGGCGACCTTCGCCGTCGGCTCCACCCACGCCGGCAGGTCCGGCAGGTCCGGCAGGTCCGGAAGGTCCGGCCAGGGGATCGACGGCAGGTGGATGTCGGGCCACGGGATCGCCGGCAGGTCGGGCCAGGGGATCGACGGGAGGTCGGGCCAGGGGATCGACGGGAGGTCGACGTCGGGCCACGGCACCCGTGCGAGGAGCCACAGCAGCAGCACCGGCACCAGGACGCCGGCGGCCGCGGCCGCGGTGCGGCGCGCCGTGTGGAGGCGAGGGTGGGCGCCGATCCACTCGGCCCGGGCGGCGGCCCGCGAGCCCGGCTCGGGCTCGAGGTCCGTGCCACCGAGGCCGGTGTGCGCCTCGGCCTCCGTGCCGTGCAGCGTGACGCGGTGCGCCGGACCGACGAACCCGAAGACCAGGCGCAGGGCTCCCTCGGCCCCCCGCGGAGCCACGACGAACTTCTCGTCGGAGGTCTTCCTCCTCCCGACCTCGACGCCGTCGCGGTGCCACACCACGGTCCGGGTCAGCGCACCCTGCTCGACCACCACCTCGTGGTCGACACCGTCCACGCTGCGGTGCCATCGTTCGGTCTCGCCCATGCGTGCAATACTAGAGCGCATACTCCATTAATGAAAGGTGGCCATGGCGCGCACCGTCGACCCCGAGCGTCACCTCGCCCGGCGCCTGCAGATCATCGACGCGGCGATCACCTGCTTCGCGGCCAGTGGCTACGCCGGCGCGACGACCGCCGCGATCTGCCGCGAGGCGGGGATCGGGTCGGGCACGTTCTTCCACTACTTCCCGACCAAGCAGGACCTGCTGGTGGGCATCCTCGCGCTCGGCACGCAGGAGACCCGCGCGTGGTTCGCCGGGCGGCCCGCCGACGCCGACCCGCTCGGGGTCGTCGAGGCCTACGTGGCCCACGCGGCCGACGAGATGGCCGACCCGCGGATGGCGGGGTTCGTACGTGCGGTCGGCGCGGTGATGGGCGAGCCCGTCGTGGAGGCGGCGCTGGCCGACGACACCCGCGCGATCGAGGAGGGCCTGGCTCCGTGGGTCCAGCGCGCCCGGGTCGCGGGCCAGGTCCGTGACGACGTGCCGGCGGCCGACCTCACCCAGTGGGTGATCGCGGTCGTCGACGGGTTCCTCGGCCGGCTGGCCGTCGAGGAGCGCTTCACCGCGACCGGCCAGCGCGCGATGCTGCTCGACGTGGTGCGCCGGCTGCTCGCGCCGGCGCCCGCCTGAGCGCCCGGCGACCCCTCAGTGCGGGCGGACCCAGACCAGCTCGTCGGCCTCCCACTTCTCCAGCGCCACCGGCACCAGCCGGCCCACCAGGTCTCCGGGGGAGAGGCCGGCGAGGTCGGTGGCGTGCTCGGCGCCGAAGGCCTGCCCGACCCGGTTGTTGTGCTGGTCGACCTCGGAGTCGCGACGGTTCGGGCTGCCGACCTCCTGCTCCGCGGCGATCGCGCGGGCGGCGTCGAGGCCGAACCGCGCGGTCAGGGCGGCCTGCCACGCGAAGTGGCGCACCGCGTTGGTGCGGCCGGGCACCCCGCGGCCGTGGGTCGCCGCCGCGGCCAGCGCGGCCTGCGAGATGCGCAGCACCTCGAACGCCTCGGTGGGCGAGAGCCCCGCCCGCGTCGCCGCGACCCAGAGCCGCGGCACGCCGGTCCCGGCGTGGATCGCCTGGCGGGTGAGGTGAGCAAAAC
This genomic interval from Nocardioides palaemonis contains the following:
- a CDS encoding VOC family protein; the encoded protein is MDQRVSFITLVVTDLGATRDFYVDGLGWEPELHVVGEVLMFRVAEKVVLSFWAEAGFVAEVGHAPTRGGVPPITLSHNLATTDGVDTVLEQARVAGATDVGAAEQRAWGGYSGYFADPDGFRWEVAHNPGEIGQSVLP
- a CDS encoding DUF6973 domain-containing protein; its protein translation is MGFAHLTRQAIHAGTGVPRLWVAATRAGLSPTEAFEVLRISQAALAAAATHGRGVPGRTNAVRHFAWQAALTARFGLDAARAIAAEQEVGSPNRRDSEVDQHNNRVGQAFGAEHATDLAGLSPGDLVGRLVPVALEKWEADELVWVRPH
- a CDS encoding kynureninase → MTTAADLDAADPLAHLRDRFVGATTDLVYFDGNSLGRPLVATAERVRSFVEDEWGGRLIRGWDERWYDQPLVLGDEIARVCLGAAPGQTFVGDSTTVLLYKLIRAAVDGAPAGRDEIVIDDDSFPTDRYLVEGIAAERGLTVRWLEVDRDSGPSPEAVAAVVGERTAVVVLCHVAYRSGFLADVPAITRVVHDAGGLVLWDLCHSAGSVPTELDAWDVDLAVGCTYKYLNGGPGSPAFGYVATRHQHLRQPVQGWMGHADPFLMGPGYTPAEGVRRYISGTPPISAMLAMADMVALVDEAGIDAVRAKSVALTSYAIDLADELLADHGVTVASPRDPERRGGHVTLHHPRMKEVVAALWERDVIPDYRDPGGLRVGLSPLSTSFDEVRRGMEAIRDALTG
- a CDS encoding deoxycytidylate deaminase; the protein is MSTDLPSVPSWDDYFLGIATAVAARAKCTRRRVGAVLTIDHRIIATGYNGAAPGEDDCLMGACPRGQLGYDEVPGLGDYDRPGAPGFCIAIHAEVNALLFATRDTKGATAYITDPPCPGCRKALAAAGVVRAVWPDGEHDRVGLTAW
- a CDS encoding TetR/AcrR family transcriptional regulator, translating into MARTVDPERHLARRLQIIDAAITCFAASGYAGATTAAICREAGIGSGTFFHYFPTKQDLLVGILALGTQETRAWFAGRPADADPLGVVEAYVAHAADEMADPRMAGFVRAVGAVMGEPVVEAALADDTRAIEEGLAPWVQRARVAGQVRDDVPAADLTQWVIAVVDGFLGRLAVEERFTATGQRAMLLDVVRRLLAPAPA
- a CDS encoding GNAT family N-acetyltransferase; translated protein: MTVNLPFPSAQRQTPHGQRIGRAVDWHGAAAPAKGTLLEGKGVRLEPIGPQHVDDLYAALCRESDDALWTYLFWDRPRERDEMAAIVEHGATDPGQVMFAVVPVETGTAAGFCSFMRIDAAMGSVEVGGILLGRQLQRSRGATEAMALMLRHAFDDLGFRRYEWKCDSLNAPSRRAAVRLGFIWEGRFRNAVVYKGRNRDTDWFSITDREWPRVRRALDDWLDDANFDDHGRQRTRLAARPPADPATSSQGQ
- the ilvD gene encoding dihydroxy-acid dehydratase, whose amino-acid sequence is MTHAADGPDIKPRSRDVTDGLEKAAARGMLRAVGMGDDDWVKPQIGVASSWNEITPCNLSLDRLAKAVKNGVHAAGGYPLEFGTISVSDGISMGHEGMHFSLVSREVIADSVETVMMAERLDGSVLLAGCDKSLPGMLMAAARLDLASVFLYAGSTMPGQVDGQDVTIIDAFEAVGACLAGRITEDEVTRIEKAICPGEGACGGMYTANTMASVAEALGMSLPGSAAPPAVDRRRDGFAHRSGEAVVGMLRHGITARQVMTKPAFENAIAVVMALGGSTNAVLHLLAIAREAEVDLTLDDFNRIGEKVPHIGDLKPFGRYVMNDVDKIGGIPVVMKALLDAGLMHGDTLTVTGRTMAENLEALAPQHVDGDVLRHLDAPIHATGGLTILKGSLAPEGAVVKSAGFDDSTFTGTARVFDGERKALDALAEGAITAGDVVVIRYEGPKGGPGMREMLAITGAIKGAGLGKDVLLITDGRFSGGTTGLCVGHIAPEAVDAGPIAFVRDGDPITLDVANRTLSIDVDPAELEARAEGWEPLAPKYTRGVLGKYAKVVQSAAHGAVCG